In a single window of the Rhineura floridana isolate rRhiFlo1 chromosome 3, rRhiFlo1.hap2, whole genome shotgun sequence genome:
- the LOC133381226 gene encoding zinc finger and SCAN domain-containing protein 2-like, with protein sequence MDTGDEKAVEEKIEVILKEVQANLKKEREDEDMPEDPADGKDMLIDSKKGEGSATNDNLKVVFKVGLTNLKKERGGDEDTPEEPADGKDVLIESEKDEGSATSDELKMADGFSGRISRLVPDFQASHRPSTSLQENEVQHEKLQANLADPLEIRRDRVKTEEDSSGDELLIEDPKEEESRKSNEALLDAEVIDLRKEEDGEEGNSCEEIVEAGSFASRGKEDPLALRLEELKRKYGDLCQNSPAFQEMLLRLKAGWLGQSKEGEPSLGSLERLQLNRMMWGGDEVSFPQGEGQPGASEGRPLDSRGPISIPFGGGFFDFSEFAVQQSFLQKKGQEASKSFGASLSQSSQFRGPVAPQPVEKPYKCNECGKSFGKRSTLNTHGRTHTGEKPFKCMYCDKRFSQSSHLQLHERTHTGEKPYKCLLCEKSYNQRSSLIIHERSHTGEKPYTCLECGKSFSQKATLVLHEKSHRGEKPYKCLECGKGFSLSADLIRHQSIHTGEKPYTCSECGKSFSQNSHLMAHIRTHTGEKPHKCLECGKGFNWTSELIAHERTHTGEKPYQCLYCEKSFSVRSSLSKHERTHTGEKPYICLQCGKGFIQRSSLVAHERSHTGEKPYMCLDCGKCFRESSQLIAHERTHTSEKPYACRDCGSCFKAKAALIRHQRCHLGVNSFICADCGKIFSSSAENPEKCPECVNLSLMVDLSQVSKETYPEVAEEEEEENGSEVKI encoded by the exons GTGATCTTAAAGGAGGTCCAGGCCAATCTTAAAAAAGAGAGGGAAGATGAAGATATGCCTGAGGATCCAGCGGATGGCAAGGACATGCTGATAGACAGCAAGAAAGGTGAAGGTTCAGCAACCAATGACAACTTAAAG GTGGTCTTCAAGGTGGGCCTGACCAAtcttaaaaaagagagaggaggtgATGAAGATACGCCTGAGGAACCAGCGGACGGCAAGGACGTGCTGATAGAGAGTGAGAAAGATGAGGGATCGGCAACAAGTGATGAGTTAAAG ATGGCAGATGGTTTTTCTGGGCGTATCAGCCGACTGGTGCCTGATTTCCAAGCTTCTCACAGGCCATCTACGTCATTGCAAGAAAACGAG gTTCAGCATGAGAAATTGCAGGCGAATCTGGCTGATCCGTTAGAAATCAGAAGGGACAGGGTTAAAACAGAGGAGGACAGTAGCGGTGATGAGTTGCTGATTGAAGATCCTAAAGAAGAGGAGAGCAGGAAGAGCAACGAG GCGTTGCTGGATGCTGAAGTGATTGACCTGAGAAAAGAAGAGGATGGAGAGGAAGGGAACAGCTGCGAGGAGATAGTG GAAGCTGGAAGCTTTGCGAGCAG GGGAAAAGAGGACCCTCTGGCACTGAGACTTGAGGAACTCAAGCGCAAATACGGCGATTTATGTCAGAACAGTCCTGCCTTCCAGGAGATGCTGCTGCGACTCAAAG CCGGCTGGTTAGGCCAGAGCAAGGAAGGGGAGCCTTCTCTGGGGAGCTTGGAGCGATTGCAGTTGAACAGGATGATGTGGGGAGGAGACGAGGTTAGCTTTCCCCAGGGTGAAGGCCAGCCTGGAGCTTCCGAGGGCCGCCCATTGGACAGCAGGGGTCCGATCTCCATTCCTTTCGGCGGGGGCTTCTTCGATTTCAGCGAGTTTGCTGTCCAGCAAAGCTTCCTCCAGAAGAAGGGCCAAGAGGCCTCGAAAAGCTTTGGGGCCAGCCTGAGCCAAAGCTCGCAGTTTAGGGGGCCGGTGGCGCCGCAGCCAGTTGAAAAGCCATACAAGTGCAacgagtgtgggaagagcttcggGAAGCGGTCAACCCTGAACACGCACGGGCGGACCCACACGGGGGAGAAGCCCTTCAAGTGCATGTACTGCGACAAGCGGTTCAGCCAGAGCTCCCACCTCCAGCTGCACGAGAGGACCCACACGGGGGAGAAGCCCTACAAGTGCCTGCTGTGTGAGAAGAGCTACAACCAGCGCTCCAGCCTCATCATCCACGAGCGCAGCCACACGGGGGAGAAGCCTTACACCTGCCTGGAGTGCGGGAAGAGCTTCAGCCAGAAGGCCACCCTCGTCCTGCACGAGAAGAGCCACCGGGGGGAGAAGCCCTACAAGTGCCTGGAGTGCGGGAAGGGCTTCAGCCTGAGCGCCGACCTCATCCGCCACCAAAGCATCCACACCGGAGAGAAGCCTTACACCTGCTCTGAGTGCGGGAAGAGCTTCAGCCAGAACTCCCACCTCATGGCCCACATCCGGACGCACACAGGCGAGAAGCCCCACAAGTGCCTGGAGTGCGGCAAGGGCTTCAACTGGACCTCGGAGCTCATTGCCCACGAGCGGACCCACACGGGCGAGAAGCCTTACCAGTGCCTCTACTGTGAGAAGAGCTTCAGTGTCCGCTCGAGCCTCAGCAAGCACGAGCGGACGCACACGGGCGAGAAGCCATACATCTGCCTGCAGTGCGGGAAGGGCTTCATCCAGCGCTCCAGCCTGGTGGCGCACGAGAGGTCCCATACGGGTGAGAAGCCCTACATGTGCCTGGACTGTGGGAAGTGTTTCCGGGAGAGCTCCCAGCTCATCGCCCACGAGCGGACCCACACCAGCGAGAAGCCCTATGCCTGCCGCGACTGCGGGAGCTGCTTCAAGGCCAAGGCGGCCCTGATCCGGCACCAGCGCTGCCACCTGGGCGTGAACTCTTTTATTTGCGCCGACTGCGGGAAGATCTTCTCCTCCAGCGCCGAGAACCCGGAGAAGTGCCCTGAGTGTGTCAACCTGAGCCTGATGGTGGACCTCTCGCAGGTGTCCAAAGAGACCTACCCTGAGGTGgcggaagaagaggaggaagaaaatgGCAGTGAGGTTAAGATATGA
- the LOC133381243 gene encoding zinc finger protein OZF-like isoform X1, which translates to MNRVFMVNCDLWRPYESATSVINHPVQILCFEMALDTKAGCGSVSKSEEEIPSQLKPGAPLGKAKENLSKCHEQGETSVDLAGSHTDRRRNVSHEGLSTDHSESENVQTPIRYSKRRLHNKSGDSVDPVSHHIRRQRIYKPEKSHKCLHCGEYFGWRRNLLGEKIQSRETCSNCEKMMSQSLQLTAPRKNHKRGKAHQCTICEQIFTGSSELAVHKKVHKTEKSYKCLECGKSFRSKANMLRHYQIHTGEKPHQCLVCGNSFRQQEQLIAHQRTHTGETPFHCLVCGKNFNRKSVFLTHQRIHTGERPYKCSFCSKRFIRRAYHAIHEKIHAREKRYKCSECGQSFNWNSELIEHLRTHTGGKPYQCLGCEKRFGWHSDLIRHQRIHTGERPYKCSQCRRGFVQRAQLLLHERTHTGERPYKCSYCGKSFSRSSVLIRHLLLHTGEKPYNCLDCGKSFCERAQLVSHEVTHAKEKPYKCTDCGKSFSWKSAFTRHRRIHTGEKPHKCPDCGKSFIRTAHLATHQKIHGRETEADALIGNEILTGDDSLM; encoded by the exons atgaacagggttttcatg gtcaattgcgacttatggcgaccctatgaatcagcaacctctgttataaaccaccctgttcagatctt atgcTTTGAGATGGCCCTGGACACCAAAGCAG GTTGTGGTTCCGTGAGTAAGAGTGAGGAGGAGATTCCCTCGCAACTTAAGCCAGGAGCGCCACTTGGAAAAGCCAAAGAGAACCTTTCCAAGTGTCACGAGCAAGGAGAAACCTCTGTAGATCTTGCAGGTAGCCACACAGATCGGAGAAGGAACGTGTCCCATGAGGGACTCTCGACAGACCACAGTGAATCTGAAAATGTGCAGACACCTATAAGGTATAGCAAACGCAGGCTGCACAACAAAAGTGGAGATAGTGTTGATCCGGTCTCCCATCATATTAGACGTCAAAGAATCTACAAGCCAGAGAAAAGCCACAAGTGCTTGCACTGTGGGGAATACTTTGGCTGGAGACGGAATCTTTTGGGAGAGAAAATCCAGTCAAGGGAGACATGCTCAAATTGCGAGAAAATGATGAGCCAGAGCTTGCAGCTTACTGCACCCAGGAAAAACCATAAAAGAGGGAAAGCACATCAGTGCACCATCTGCGAACAGATCTTTACGGGGAGCTCAGAACTTGCTGTGCAtaaaaaagtccataaaacagaAAAGTCATACAAATGCCTGGAATGCGGGAAGTCCTTCCGTTCAAAGGCAAACATGCTCAGGCACTATCAGATCCATACCGGGGAGAAACCGCATCAGTGCTTAGTTTGTGGAAACAGCTTTAGGCAGCAAGAGCAGCTTAttgcacatcaaagaacccacacaggcgagACGCCATTTCACTGTTTAGTGTGTGGAAAAAACTTCAACCGGAAGTCGGTCTTCCTGACCCATCAGAGAATCCACACCGGTGAGAGGCCATACAAATGCTCCTTTTGTAGCAAAAGGTTTATCCGCAGGGCATATCATGCCATACATGAGAAAATCCATGCCCGTGAGAAGCGGTATAAATGCTCTGAGTGCGGGCAGAGTTTTAACTGGAATTCAGAGCTTATTGAACACTTGAGAACCCACACTGGAGGGAAGCCATATCAATGCTTGGGCTGTGAGAAGCGCTTTGGTTGGCACTCAGACCTTATCAgacatcagagaatccacacgGGAGAACGGCCCTACAAATGTTCCCAGTGCAGAAGAGGCTTCGTTCAGCGGGCTCAGCTTCTTCTACACGAAaggacccacacaggagagaggcCATACAAATGCTCGtactgtgggaaaagcttcagccgAAGTTCCGTCCTCATCAGGCACCTCTTGctgcacacaggggagaaaccatataactgTTTGGACTGTGGAAAAAGCTTTTGTGAGCGGGCCCAGCTTGTTTCTCACGAGGTAACCCATGCAAAGGAAAAACCATATAAGTGCACAGACTGCGGGAAAAGCTTCAGCTGGAAGTCGGCGTTTACTCGACATCGGAGGATCCACACAGGGGAAAAGCCCCACAAATGCCCTgattgtgggaaaagctttaTTCGAACCGCCCATCTTGCGACCCACCAAAAAATCCATGGAAGGGAGACAGAGGCTGATGCTTTAATCGGGAATGAAATTTTAACTGGAGACGACAGCTTAATGTAG
- the LOC133381243 gene encoding zinc finger protein OZF-like isoform X2: protein MALDTKAGCGSVSKSEEEIPSQLKPGAPLGKAKENLSKCHEQGETSVDLAGSHTDRRRNVSHEGLSTDHSESENVQTPIRYSKRRLHNKSGDSVDPVSHHIRRQRIYKPEKSHKCLHCGEYFGWRRNLLGEKIQSRETCSNCEKMMSQSLQLTAPRKNHKRGKAHQCTICEQIFTGSSELAVHKKVHKTEKSYKCLECGKSFRSKANMLRHYQIHTGEKPHQCLVCGNSFRQQEQLIAHQRTHTGETPFHCLVCGKNFNRKSVFLTHQRIHTGERPYKCSFCSKRFIRRAYHAIHEKIHAREKRYKCSECGQSFNWNSELIEHLRTHTGGKPYQCLGCEKRFGWHSDLIRHQRIHTGERPYKCSQCRRGFVQRAQLLLHERTHTGERPYKCSYCGKSFSRSSVLIRHLLLHTGEKPYNCLDCGKSFCERAQLVSHEVTHAKEKPYKCTDCGKSFSWKSAFTRHRRIHTGEKPHKCPDCGKSFIRTAHLATHQKIHGRETEADALIGNEILTGDDSLM from the exons ATGGCCCTGGACACCAAAGCAG GTTGTGGTTCCGTGAGTAAGAGTGAGGAGGAGATTCCCTCGCAACTTAAGCCAGGAGCGCCACTTGGAAAAGCCAAAGAGAACCTTTCCAAGTGTCACGAGCAAGGAGAAACCTCTGTAGATCTTGCAGGTAGCCACACAGATCGGAGAAGGAACGTGTCCCATGAGGGACTCTCGACAGACCACAGTGAATCTGAAAATGTGCAGACACCTATAAGGTATAGCAAACGCAGGCTGCACAACAAAAGTGGAGATAGTGTTGATCCGGTCTCCCATCATATTAGACGTCAAAGAATCTACAAGCCAGAGAAAAGCCACAAGTGCTTGCACTGTGGGGAATACTTTGGCTGGAGACGGAATCTTTTGGGAGAGAAAATCCAGTCAAGGGAGACATGCTCAAATTGCGAGAAAATGATGAGCCAGAGCTTGCAGCTTACTGCACCCAGGAAAAACCATAAAAGAGGGAAAGCACATCAGTGCACCATCTGCGAACAGATCTTTACGGGGAGCTCAGAACTTGCTGTGCAtaaaaaagtccataaaacagaAAAGTCATACAAATGCCTGGAATGCGGGAAGTCCTTCCGTTCAAAGGCAAACATGCTCAGGCACTATCAGATCCATACCGGGGAGAAACCGCATCAGTGCTTAGTTTGTGGAAACAGCTTTAGGCAGCAAGAGCAGCTTAttgcacatcaaagaacccacacaggcgagACGCCATTTCACTGTTTAGTGTGTGGAAAAAACTTCAACCGGAAGTCGGTCTTCCTGACCCATCAGAGAATCCACACCGGTGAGAGGCCATACAAATGCTCCTTTTGTAGCAAAAGGTTTATCCGCAGGGCATATCATGCCATACATGAGAAAATCCATGCCCGTGAGAAGCGGTATAAATGCTCTGAGTGCGGGCAGAGTTTTAACTGGAATTCAGAGCTTATTGAACACTTGAGAACCCACACTGGAGGGAAGCCATATCAATGCTTGGGCTGTGAGAAGCGCTTTGGTTGGCACTCAGACCTTATCAgacatcagagaatccacacgGGAGAACGGCCCTACAAATGTTCCCAGTGCAGAAGAGGCTTCGTTCAGCGGGCTCAGCTTCTTCTACACGAAaggacccacacaggagagaggcCATACAAATGCTCGtactgtgggaaaagcttcagccgAAGTTCCGTCCTCATCAGGCACCTCTTGctgcacacaggggagaaaccatataactgTTTGGACTGTGGAAAAAGCTTTTGTGAGCGGGCCCAGCTTGTTTCTCACGAGGTAACCCATGCAAAGGAAAAACCATATAAGTGCACAGACTGCGGGAAAAGCTTCAGCTGGAAGTCGGCGTTTACTCGACATCGGAGGATCCACACAGGGGAAAAGCCCCACAAATGCCCTgattgtgggaaaagctttaTTCGAACCGCCCATCTTGCGACCCACCAAAAAATCCATGGAAGGGAGACAGAGGCTGATGCTTTAATCGGGAATGAAATTTTAACTGGAGACGACAGCTTAATGTAG